A genomic region of Homalodisca vitripennis isolate AUS2020 chromosome 5, UT_GWSS_2.1, whole genome shotgun sequence contains the following coding sequences:
- the LOC124363935 gene encoding neuropeptide CCHamide-2 receptor-like has protein sequence MESEAMESMDEGNITEEGYIPYSQRPETYIVPVVFAIIFIVGVLGNGTLVFIFARHKRMRNIPNTYIFSLALGDLLVIVSCVPFTSILYTLESWPWGGLICKLSEATKDVSIGVSVFTLTALSAERYCAIVNPIRRHISTKPLTIVTALAIWMVSLILALPAAIFSNVQSALVQDNRTIEYCSPFPKEFGKTYEKGVVMFKFLAYYAVPLWVIAAFYILMARHLVLSTRTLPGEHGKGQTNQIQARKKVARMVLAFVMIFIICFLPYHIFMLWFHFYPYSHDDYDEFWHAFRIVGFCLSYINSCINPIALYFVSKAFRKYFNRYLLCCLRSETQYSDVTLVHVNSSSYRRHNSVITSHYSLSHADKS, from the coding sequence ATGGAGTCGGAGGCCATGGAATCCATGGACGAGGGCAATATCACAGAAGAAGGATATATCCCCTACTCACAACGGCCCGAGACTTATATCGTGCCGGTTGTGTTTGCGATAATCTTCATCGTCGGGGTCCTCGGCAACGGAACTCTGGTCTTCATATTCGCTCGCCACAAACGCATGCGCAACATCCCCAACACCTACATCTTCAGCCTGGCCCTGGGCGACCTGTTAGTGATTGTCAGTTGTGTCCCCTTCACTTCAATCTTGTACACACTCGAGTCCTGGCCTTGGGGTGGTCTCATCTGCAAACTATCCGAGGCAACCAAAGATGTCTCTATCGGGGTGTCTGTGTTCACGCTGACCGCTCTCAGCGCTGAAAGATATTGTGCTATCGTCAACCCCATCCGGAGACATATATCCACCAAACCCCTGACCATAGTCACTGCTCTTGCTATCTGGATGGTGTCACTGATTCTAGCTCTGCCAGCCGCCATCTTCTCAAACGTCCAGTCCGCTCTTGTGCAAGACAACCGAACCATAGAATATTGTTCTCCATTTCCTAAAGAGTTCGGTAAGACATACGAAAAAGGCGtagttatgtttaaatttttggcTTACTACGCCGTCCCCCTGTGGGTAATCGCGGCTTTCTATATCCTTATGGCCCGACATTTAGTTTTGAGCACGAGAACACTTCCAGGAGAACATGGAAAGGGTCAAACAAATCAAATTCAGGCGAGAAAGAAAGTCGCGAGAATGGTATTAGCTTTTGTAATGATCTTCATAATCTGCTTCCTCCCCTACCACATCTTCATGTTGTGGTTCCATTTTTACCCTTATTCCCATGATGATTATGATGAGTTTTGGCACGCGTTTCGGATCGTTGGCTTCTGCCTCAGCTACATAAACTCCTGCATCAACCCAATTGCCCTGTACTTTGTCAGCAAGGCCTTCCGCAAATATTTCAACCGCTACCTCCTCTGTTGCCTGCGCTCCGAGACTCAGTACAGTGACGTCACACTTGTACACGTCAACAGTTCCTCTTACAGGCGCCATAACTCCGTCATTACCTCCCACTACTCGCTGAGCCACGCAGACAAGTCCTGA